The genome window TTGAGAATTTGCAATGCACTTACTGTAGTACCATCGCCTGGAAGCGCATCCTGCCAAAAACGGCTGATGGTAAAGAGGTCGTTCTTATCGCGGCGTCCGTCTTGGTTGACATCGCCTCCAACCGAATGAAACGGCAGAATATATCCAACCCGGTCTGGAAAACTCTCATCACCAGCGGCGCTGACGACGACTTTCAGATTGCCCGAACGGTCGACAAAAAAATCTTGCGATGCGCCCAGGCGCTGTTCATCAAACTGTCCATAGATCGCCGCGTCCATGCGTAATGGCGCGTTCAAGTCTCTGATGTTGGCGCCCAGTGAGGATTCATGGCCCACATACACCGCCCCCGTAGAAGCGCCTTGTACAAAAGGAGAAAACGTCTGCGGCGCGCCAACCAATAGGCGGTTGTTGCGGACGGAGACTGATTGTCCAAATTGCGCTTTCGGGACGGCGTGTCCTAGCATGGTGATCCGCTCTGATTGTGCGTCATAACTCAGGGCGCCGGTGATGTCCTGCCCGCCGGGAACCACAACCACGGCGCCGGACGAATCATCCTGTCCTTTGGCGTCCGCCTGAACAAAACTCAATACCAAATCAGAAACGCCGTCATTGTTGAGGTCGCCGCCTGTAATTTGATTGAGCGCATGAGCGTTGCGTTCAACAAACAAGGGCAGATCAATTTGCGCGTCGCCGACGCCTGTGACCTCCGCTACCCAGGTCCCGACGCGGCGTTCTCCGCCCGGTAAGACATAGAGCGAGGCAAAATAGGGCTCCTCAGAAGCGTAACCCAGCGAGACGATGACGTCGTTTTGCGCGTCTCCTGTGATGTCGCCGGGAGACTGCACGATGGGGTTGAAATTAGTGTTCAAACGCCCATCGTCTGGAATCGGCGGCGTAATGAGGGTCAGCGTGTTTTCAGGGTCGAGTTCGTCCATCCGAAACGTCGTGTTTAAGATGTCCTCGCTGCCATAAATGATGTAACCAAGGATTTCATCTCCATCTAAGGTTCGAGAGAATGCGGGGGCGGGAAGAATGATGTCTGACAAACCGTCGCCGTCGATATCGGCGCTTGGTCCCAGTGGTTGCCGCAACGGCATACTGAACGTGCCTCCTAATGTGAGAAGAATAAAACCTTGATCTTGTGGATCGCCAAGATTAATGGTATTCGGATTGACTTTTGGATTATTGGGATCGAGTTGCAGACTGGTACCAATGCCGAGAATGTATACGACTCCCGCTTCTCCTGCGAAGGGCGCGGCGACGGCAATGTCTCCGAAGCCGTCGCGGTCTAGGTCTCCCGCGTTCGCGACGCTAAATCCGAATTCGGTGTCGTCTTCTCCATGTATGGTGATAATGCGCGCCAAGTTGGGGGCTTGAGTGAAGTTTATAGGGAAGTTTGTATCTGCAAATTCGCCTTGCAGAATATAAACGCTGTCGAGAAAAATTGATTCAATGCCGGGAAATGGAAGAGAAAATGCGATGTCATCCACCGCGCCGCCAATGATATTGTCAATCGTTTGCACCTGTATATCGAGTTCTGGTTGATTGTTGGGCGCCATCCCGCTCTGGATGTTTTTACTGCCGCTTGGCAGGTTATTTAGATTGATCGGTTGGCAGTCAACGCTCCCGCTCAAGCCGAATAGAAATACAAACACCAAACAAACAATTGTCCAACGCATAATAAACATCCTTGAATTGCAGTAATTTATAGGCGACTGTATCATAAATCCCTATTGCCGTCATGACAGTCTTAGAACACAGGTGAGGATGAAACCGCTAACCGGGAAATCTATTTTAATCGCTTCGGGGCCGACTTCAGCCCCGCTAGACGATGTGCGCACGGTTACGAACAAGTCGTCAGGACGCCTGGGCAGCGTGATTGCCTATAGGTTGCATCAATGCGGCGCCCGGGTCGAACAACTGGCGGGACGGGGCAGCCTGACCGCGCCCGCGTTGTATCCCCAACAGCAACTCAGCGGGCTTGTTGTTACTCCATTTGAGACCGTGGATGAACTCAAGCAGGCGCTTCAAGTGCGCTTAAAGGATCGCGCGGTTGACGCGGTCATCATGGCGGCGGCGGTGTTAGATTACATCCCCGAACGTGTGGAAGGGAAAAAATCGTCCAGCGATGATGTTTGGACGGTGATCTTTCGACGCGGCGAAAAACTGATCGAGCAGATTCAGCATTGGGCGCCGGATACGCTGATCGTCGGCTTTAAACTCGAAAGCCGAATTTCGCTGGATGAATTAACCGCGCGAGCGGAAAATCTGATGGCGCGCAGCCAAGCGAAAATCGTAATTGCTAATCGCTTGGAAGAGGTTTGCGAAGACTCGCATATTGCTTATATGATGGTTTCAAGTGAGCAGAGAACCGAAGTGTCAGCCGCCTTGCCCTCGCGAGAGGCGATTGCTGAGCGTTTGGCCATCCAGTTAGAATCAATCTGGCGGAAATAAGGAACCAAGACATGAAACTCAACCAACAACATATTCTGGTGGGCGTGACGGGCGGCATTGCGGCGTATAAAACCGCGACGTTTGTACGTTTGTTGAAAAAGCAGGGCGCCGAAGTGCGGGTTATTATGACGAGCGCTGCGGAAAAATTCATCACGCCGCTCACAATGGCGACCTTGTCGGAGAATGAAGTCGGTTTGGATTTGTTCGACCAACTGCCGTTGCATGATGTCCGCCATATTCATTGGGCGGAGTGGGCGAATCTCGTCGTTGTGGCGCCTGCGACCGCCAATACGCTGGCAAAAGCCGCCAACGGCCTCGCAGACGACCTGCTATCAAGCACTTTGCTTGCGGTGCAATGCCCGCTGGTGATGGTTCCAGCGATGCACCATCAGATGTGGACGCATCCCGCCACCCAGCGCAATATCAAAACTCTGAAAGCCGACGGCGTACATATCATGCCGCCTGCCGAAGGCGATCTCGCATCCGGCGACGTCGGGCCGGGGAGGATGCCCGAACCAGAGCAAGTGCTTCAATTTATTTTGGAACTCAATAAACAGGCGGTATAGTTACGCAGGCGTTTTGCCGTATTTACTGTAAGTGGAGTTGAGTGTTTGTATTGAAGAAGATATTTTCGTTTTGAATTTAGCGTTTATTTTCCTTTGTAGTCGGGGCATTTTCTGGCGTTTGGCTTTTCAGGGCGCGTACAAATGCTGCCGTAGTTCCACTTGCACGAGTCGCACAAAAAGGCGTCGCCTTTCGAAATTGAGATCATGCGGGACCACCAAATTTTAAACTGGGTGATAAAACTCACAGGTTCTTCTCCTTTCATTCTTGTTAATATCCTACCGTGTTCGTTGCTGAATGGCAATTGTAAGCCCAATAAGCCGCAGAGTGACCCAATTTTACGGAATTTATGCGTTTTGAGTTGGCGCCCGGCGTTGACTCTTTTGAAGCGCCGAATATACTATTCGAGTTAAATTAATCGGGGTCCTTAGCTCAGTTGGTTAGAGCGCTTGCTTGACATGCAAGAGGTCACTGGTTCGAATCCAGTAGGACCCAAGGTTTCTTGAAGTACACGTCTATCGGCGTAGCAAAACCAATAAAGAGACCCAGTAGAGGTCTCTTTTTTCATCACTAAAAAAATGAATATAACGACTTCAGACATATTAAATTTGAGCGTTGCTGGACGCGAAGCGCCCCTGCAAGTTGCGGTTGGAACCACGCCGCAGCAGTGGATGCAAGACAACGCCGATTTGCCGCAGGATGCGGTCGCCGCCAGAGTTGACGGTGTGGTGGTTGATCTGAAGCGTCCGGTTGAATCGGGCGCCGGGGTTGAATTTTTGACCTGGGACGACCCGGACGGTCAGGAAGTTTATTTTCATAGTTGCACTCACCTGATGGCGCAAGCCGTTGTTGAATTGTTCCCGGAAGCGAAGCCGACCATCGGCCCGTCGATTGAAGACGGTTACTTCTACGATTTTGACGTTCCCAAGCCATTCACGCCGGACGACCTGCAAAAAATTGAAAAGCGCATGCGCAAAAAAGCGCAGCAAAAGATCAAGGTCGAGCGCTATGAGATGTCGCGCCTTGAAGCCATTGAACTCTTTAAAAACGAAAAAAACGAATACAAAGTTGAAGTGCTAGAAGGTTTGGCCGAAGAAGAAACGGTCAGTTTTTATAAACAAGCCGATTTTAGCGACCTGTGCCGCGGGCCGCATATTCCAGACACGGGTTATCTAAAACACTTTAAATTGTTGAACAGCGCAGGCGCGTATTGGCGCGGCGATGAACACAACCCGATGCTGCAGCGCATCTACGGCACGGCGGCCCCCAGCAAAGAAGCGCTGGAAGCGTATCTGCAACGGCTCGAAGAAGCCAAAGAACGCGACCACCGGAAATTAGGCAAAGAACTCGACTTGTTCAGCATCCATGAAGACGTCGGGGCCGGTCTGGTGTTGTGGCACCCAATGGGCGCCCGGGTGCGGAACCTAATCGAAAACTTCTGGCGCAATGAGCATTACCGCGCGGGGTATGAATTGGTCTACGGGCCGCACATTCAGCGCGAAAACCTGTTCATCCAATCGGGCCACCTCGAAAATTACAGCGAGAACATGTACGCCCCCATGGAAATCGACGGCGCGAATTATTACGCCAAGCCGATGAACTGCCCGGGGCATATTATTATTTATAAAAGCCATCTTCACAGTTACCGCGAGTTGCCGATCCGCTATGCGGAACTGGGCACGGTCTACCGTTACGAGCGCTCCGGCGTGTTGCACGGTTTGCTGCGCGTACGCGGATTTACGCAGGATGATGCGCACATTTTCTGTCGTCCCGATCAGTTAGAAGCCGAAATCAAAGGCGTGATTGAACTGGCCGACTATATGATGAAATCCTTCGGCTTTGAATATAAACTCAGCCTGGCCTTGCGCCCTGAAAAGTCGATCGGCTCCGATGAAATCTGGGACTTCTCGATCGAAGCCTTGCGAAAAGTGCTCGATGAAACCGGGGCCCCTTATGGCGTCGAAGAAGGCGGCGGCGCATTTTACGGCCCCAAGATCGACGTGAAATTGCTTGACGCGCTTGGGCGCGAATGGCAAGGCCCGACCATTCAACTCGACTTTAACCTACCCGAACGCTTTGAAGTGGACTATATTGACACTGATGGCGAACGAAAACGGGTTGTTATGATCCACCGCACCGTGCTCGGTTCGATGGAACGCTTCATGGGCAACCTGATTGAGCACTACAAAGGCGCCTTCCCAACTTGGCTCGCGCCCGTGCAAGCCAAGGTGTTGACCATCACCGATGACCCAATTGAGTATGCTCAATCGTTCTTGCAGCGCTTGATTCAATCGGGAATTCGCGCTGAACTGGATGACCGGAACGAGAAAATCGGTTATAAAATCCGGGAAGCGGAATCAAACAAGGTCCCCGTGATGTTCATCGTCGGCAAAAAAGAAGCCGCTGACGGCGTTATCGCTGTTCGTGGACGGGGCCGAAAAGACTTAGGCGTGATGGGCCTTGATGAGGCCCTTCAACATATAAAATCTCAAGCGCAGCCGCCGCAACCCAATACCGGTTCGGTCAATTAGTGTAGCTTGGGGCGAAGAGAGGAGCGTGAAAGCGTATTAAGAAACGATTCACTGGACGGGGGAGCCGTGAGCGCGATACTACCCGGATCAACGATGCAATTCACGAAGATCAGGTTCGCCTCATTGATTCAAAAGGGGAACACGCCGGGGTCGTAACTGTCCCTGAGGCGATTGCGATGGCTGAAGCGGCAGGGCTTGATCTTGTCGAAGTCAGCGCGAAGTCCAAGCCGCATGTCTGTCGCATCATGGACTACGGACAATATAAGTATGAACTGGCCAAGAAACAAAAAGAGGCCAAGAAAAAACAGAAGCAAATTGTCGTCAAAGACATTAAAATGCGCCCGCGCATCGACAACCATGATTATGATTTTAAAATCAATCATGCAGTCAAATTTTTAGAGCATGGCGATAAAGTACGCTTCATCATGCAATTCCGCGGACGTGAAATGGCCCACAAAGACCTGGGCCGTAAAGTCTTAGACCGCGTGGTTGATGATTTACAAGATGTTGGGTTGATTGAACAACACCCACGGATGGAAGGCCGAGTGATGAACATGACTCTGACGCCCGCTCCTCCAAAAAAAGTAAAAAAATCGGATAGCGAAGACAGTCACATCGAAAACGACGCGAATCCGGTCAATGTAGATAATGCGGAGAGTCCCGCAACCGTAGAAACAGAAATTGAACCTTAACGGAGCAGAACCATGCCCAAGATGAAAACCAACCGCGGAGCAGCAAAGCGGTTCCGTAAAACTAAGAACGGAAAAATTAAACGCGAACGCGCCTTTTTGCGCCACTGCCGTTCTAGTAAAACCACCAAGCAAAAACGCCGCTTGCGTCAACAAACCTTAGTTTGCGCACAAGAAGAGAAGCGCGTCAAGCGTATGTTGGCGTGCGGGTAAATTGAGAAATTTCAGGCTTCGGGTCACTGTGAAAGCCATTTAATTTTTCATCCCGAAAAGCCTTCTGAAAGACCGTAGATAAAAAGGAGTGAGATACCATGCCGCGCGCTATAAGTCAGGTCGCGTCGCGCCGCCGGCGCAAAAAAGTTTTAAAGCAATCCAAAGGCTTTCGCCAAGGGCGCAACAATCAGCTGCGTTCCGCCCGTCACGGCGTTCATAAAGCCTTACAATACGCCTATCGTGATCGCCGCAATCGCAAACGCGATTTCCGCCGTTTGTGGATCGTGCGCATCGCCGCCGCCGCAAAACTAGAAGGCACGTCTTACAGCGTGTTGATGGGTGGATTGATTAAGGCAGGCGTTGAGATCAACCGCAAAGCGTTGTCTGAACTCGCAATCAGCGATCCCGATGCATTTCGTGGATACGTTCAGGTCGCCCAACAGGCGATGGCGGCGTAAGCCGTTCGATCTTTGCATGTCAACTGAAGCGCATTCAGAGGCGGGGCCGCGCGGCCCCGCCTCTTGTTGTTGAATTAACGAGAAAAATACCAATAAGGATTCATCATCATGTCTGAACGGGAGCAATTGCAGAAGCAACTTCTAGAGGCGCAAGAAAAAGGCGCCGCCGACTTTGACGCGGCGGGTTCCCCCCAGTCGCTGTATGAAGCGCGCACAAAATATCTCGGCAAAAAAGGCGTGGTCAAAGGCATCCTGCGCGGGTTGGGCGGTCTCTCGAACGAAGAACGCCCCGTAGTCGGTCAGACAGCCAATGAAGTGGCGGATGCGCTCGAAGCCGTCTATCAGTCGCGACTGCTCGACCTCAAGCGCGTTGAGTCCGAGGCGCAGCTCGAACGCGATGCGGTTGACGTAACTTTCCCCGGAACCTGGGTGCGTCGCGGAGCCCGGCACCCATTGATGATGATGCTCGAAGAGATCGAAGAAATATTTTACTCGATGGGATATGACATCTCCGAAGGGCCGGAGATCGAAGAAGAGTATTATAACTTCGATGCGTTGAATATTCCGTCCGACCACCCGGCGCGGGATATGCAAGACACCTTCTGGATGAAGAGCGGGCATGTCTTGCGTACGCACACCTCGCCGGTGCAGATTCGCTATATGAAGTCGCACACGCCGCCGTTGCGCATGATTGCGCCGGGGCGCGTGTATCGTTGTGATTCCGACGTCACCCACTCGCCGATGTTCACCCAGGTGGAAGGTCTCGTTGTCGGGCCTGACATTTCGTTTCGCCATTTAAAGGGAACGCTCGACGATTTGCTGAGCCGCGTATTTGAGAGCAATATCGAAATCCGTTTGCGCCCTTCGTATTTTCCGTTTACGGAACCGAGCGCTGAGGTCGATATCCGCCGCGAAGGTTCGGACTGGATGGAAGTTCTCGGCTGTGGCATGGTGCATCCTGCGGTGTTTGAGTCAGCCGGGTATGATCCCGAAAAGTTTTCAGGATTTGCGTTTGGTTTGGGAATCGAACGCTTCGCCATGATGAAATACGGCATCAAAGATATCCGTCATTTTTATGAAAACGACGTGCGCTTTCTGCAGCAGTTTCGGTAATTAGAACGAAAGAATTGAGAGTCGAAATCATTCGTTAATCTTCTTGAGGCTTGGGTTTGTCTCTCTTCGCTTCGGTGCGGGCTTTTCGCCCTCTTTGCACAGGCGCTCACAGAGACATACCCAAGCCTCTTGTTGTATATAGGGTGCGTGAAGCATCTAACGTCAGATGTTCTGTATCTACTTCATTGACAACGACCGGAAGTCGATCACTTCCAACGGGGTTGGAATGTAATCCGCAACGGTCTTTCCATCCAAAATATCTTTCGCTGTTTGCACGCCGAATTCGCCCATCTTTTCAGGATGTTGGTCAATGGTTGAAATCATGGCGCCTGCAAGGACCGCTTCTTGGGCGGCGTCTAAATTATCATAAGACGTGACCGCGATTTGTCCGGTTTTGCCTGCGGCGTCAATGGCGCGGATGGCGCCTAACGCCATGCTGTCGTTTGAGGCGAACAACCCGGTGATGTTGGGGTGCGCGGTCAGCATGTTGCTGAAGACTTGATAGCCTTGTTCTGTTTCCCACTCAGCGGTTTGCGACGCGACGACTTGGATTTTTGGCTCTGCGTTTAAGATTCGGCGGGCGCCTTGTTTTCGCAACTCGGCGTTTATCACGCCGGGGATGCCTTCTAAGATCGCGACCTCGCCCTGCCCGCCCATCGCGGCGACGAGATCATGACAGGCGAGAGATGCGCCCATCGCGTTGTCTGACCCAACGAACGGACATTGGAAATTAAATTGCTTCTTGGTTTTTTCGTCGAGAGGGTTATCAATGTTCACCACTTTTATGCCCTGTGCTTGTGCGCGAAATAAAACGGGAACCAGCCCTTCCGAACTTGCAGGCGCGATGACAATCGCGTCGACGCCGCGCGTCATAAAATTTTCGACGATGCTGACTTGTTGAGCGACGTCCGTTTCTTTGTTGGTGCCTTGAACAAATAATTCAACGCCAAGTGTTTTTGCGGCTTCGCGGGCGCCGACTTCCATGGCGTGAAAAAACGGGTTGGACAGCGCTTTCATCACCAGCGCGATTTTGTAAGTTTTCCCTTGAGCGAGCAACGAAGCGGGAGCCAGCGCCGTCGCGGAGATTGCGCTTAGTTGTTGTATTACCGTGCGTCGTTTCACAATATTCCTCCCAAAACGATGGACCAAATTATTATTATTTTTTATCCACCTCACATTGTACGATAGATGGATTTATATAGATAGCAGGGACGGAATCAATCCGATTCTCCGTACAATCGGCGGCGGTAATAATCGAGCAGCACCGCAAAGATAATCATGCCCCCGATGACCATTTGTTTGATGTGGTCAGTGACTTCCATGAGTTCGAGGCCGTTTCGCAATACACCGATAATGAGCGCGCCGAACAAAGCGCCGATCACGCCGCCTTTGCCGCCGAACAAACTGGCGCCGCCGATGACGACTGCCGCGATGGCGTCGAGTTCATAGCCTTCGCCTGCGTTGGGGTCTCCCATGAAAATTCGAGACGTCTGAATAATTGACGCAATCGCCGCGCAAAGCCCCGACACAACAAACACCATGAAGCGGGTTCGGGCCACCGGGGCGCCGCTTAAGTATGACGCCTGGCGGTTGCCGCCGACTGCCATCACGTGGCGCCCAAAGCGTGTCCACGCGAGCACGACGGCGGCCAATAGCGCAACGCTTAGCGCAATGACTGCGCTGTAGGTAATGCGAAATTCCCAAAATTCATACAAGACGCCCGCGCCGATTTGCATGAATTGCGGCGGCATTCCGGTAATGGGGGCCGCATTTGTTAACCAGCGAGCGAGCCCGCGCAAAATTAACATAAATCCGAGCGTGACAATAAAACTGGGGACGCCGAAGCGTACGACAATAAAACCGCTGGCGCCGCCTGCGAGTGCGCCGGGTAGTAAGGCTAAAAACAAAAACGATAGTACCGCAAGCGCCCACCAAGTCGGGTTTCCATAAAACAAATCAGGCAGCGGCGAAGTTAGCGCGTCGGCGAACGCCATGGGAATGTTGCGTCCGGTTTCGGGATCGAGTTTTAATATCATCGCGGTGGTCATGCCGCACAATGCGAGTAACGATCCAACCGATAAGTCAATTTCCGCCGCGCAAATGACATAGGTCATTCCCGCTGCAATAATAATATTGACAGATGTATGTACGAGTATCATTGAAAGATTGCGCGGTGTAGGGAAAATATCAGATTGCAAAGTAAATAAGACGCATAAGAAAAACAAAACCGCCCCGATGCCGATGAAATCAAAAAACCGTTTGAAAGAATTCATTATTTTTTTGTCTATCCGTTGCAAAATTATACTTCGATGAACGCTATCAAACTTAGAAACGATAGTCAACATTAGACGTAAGCCCAGAGGGCGAAATTATGATAAATAAAGGCAGTCGTTGGGCTAGGGAAGCGGATAAAAAATAAGCAAAATGTTGATTCTTCCGTAAATTGGATGCTTTATTTTAATAAATTGAATTGAGGTTTCGCTGCATGTGGCATGGGCGCAACTCTGCTCGCTTCAGTGCGGGCTTTCAGGCCCTTATGCACAGGCGCTCCCAGAGTTGCACCCATGCCCATATTTGGTTTTTCAATTTTTGATATGCCGGAATAGGTTTTCATAACCAAAATCATGTCCATCCATCAATGTAGGTACTCACTTACCGGATGAACCAGAATGTTTAACAATATCTTCTATAGTGGTTGCCAGGATTATGTGCGGATTGAATTTCCGTAACTGCTGAGACCTACGGGAGCGATTTCCGCATAATTTTTTGACAAACGCTCTTAATAATCCGTTAGAGAAATTTCATTTGCGGGTAAAAAACTCTTTATCAAAATTAATTGATCTTGAATTAACAATAAGTGGTGAAAATAATTTGGAAAAACCGAAATAATAAATTATACTTTGTATATAGACAAAATTATTTCCAGTTCTATACTTCTGTTAAATAATTAAGACAATTTGAAAGGACGCGCCAACGAAATGCCAATTAAGCCGAATTCAAAAACAATCCTGAGTACATATTCTTTAGACGAATTGCTGTCATTAGTAAAAGATAAAGCCGCAATCGAAGCCGAAGCAAAACTGCAAGAGGTTCGCACTGCGTTGGCTGCTCTGACAGGAATGGAAGCGCCCAAAAAACGCGGCCCCAAACCCGGCGCCAAACGCGGTCCAAAACCGGGGGCCAAGCGCGGCCCTAAGCCTGGCAAGAAAACGGGGCGCGGCCCTGGTCGTCCCCGCTTGAGCAAGCCAGGCCGGAAGCCCGGCAGCGCCAAGAAGCCTTTAAAAGGTTACTTGCTGGAAGTCTTATCAAAAGACGCGATGAAAATCGAAGAAATTATGGCCGCGTTGAAAACAGCCGGGTATAAATCAAAGTCAAAAGACCCGCGTCGCGTGTTGTATTTGGAACTGAAAAAACAAGTCAGCAGCGGCGCCGTCAAAAAATCCGGTCGTGGATTGTATGCGCTGAAATAAATACGCATTGCTTCGAAATCTTTCAACGCCCTCTTGGTTTTCGCGCCGAGAGGGCGTTTGTTTGCTCATCCAGCGAAAAATGCCTATGAAATCACAAAAAACCTTTTACAATTTCAAGTTAGGCGCCGATACTATCGACAGACCCTAAATTTTCGATGAGATAGACCGATGGTTCGTGGAGCAAAAGAAAAAACAAAGCTGTCCGGGCGCAAAAAAGCCGCCATCCTCATGATTACCTTGGGGCCGGACATCTCTGCGGACGTTTATCGCTGTCTATCTGACGATGAAATCGAACAGATTACCCTCGAAGTCGCGAATATCGGCAACGTCCCGCAGGAACTGATAGGCCAGGTCATCGAAGAGTTTTACCATACCGCGATGGCCAAGCAGTACGTCAGCCACGGCGGTATTTCCGCCGCCCGCGAAATTCTCGAAAAAGCCTTGGGGCCAGGCAAGGCGATGGAAGTGATCGAGCGCTTGCAGGGGATGCTGCAAGGGACGCCGTTTGACTTCCTGAAAAAGGTTGATCCTAACCACCTACTCAATTTTATTCAGAGCGAACACCCGCAAACGGTTGCGTTGATTCTCGCGCACCTCGAATATGACCAATCGGCGGTCATCATGTCGGCGCTGCCGCCTGAAATGCAGACCGAAGTTGCGCTGCGCATCGCGACCATGGACCAGACCTCGCCGGAAATTATTTCCGAAGTCGAGCGCGTGTTAGAACGAAAAATTGCGACCGTCCTCTCGCAGGAGTTCTCCGTGGCGGGCGGTATCGAAGCGTTGGCGGAACTGCTGAACCGGGTGGATCGCGCAACTGAAAAATCAATTCTGGAAACGCTGGAAGAAGAAAACCAGGAACTCGCCGTCGAAATCAAAAAACTGATGTTCACCTTTGACGATGTCATCTTGTTGGACGACCGCGCCATTCAGATGGTGTTGCGTGAAGTCGATTTGAAAGAACTCGCCACTGCGCTCAAAGGCGGCAACGAAGAAGTCAAAACCAAAATCTTCAGCAACGTGTCTTCGCGCGCGGCGGACAACATTCGCGAAGATATGGAATTTATGGGGCCGGTGCGCGTCAAGCAGGTTGAAGAAGCCCAGCAAAAGATCGTCGCGATCATTCGCCGCCTGGAAGAATCAGGCGAAATCGTCATTAATCGCGGCGGAGCCGATGAAATGATGGCGTAGTCAACGCTTGTCCCACATCGTTTATCCTCTCTTAAAATTAGCCTTTCCACGATACGATACGATATTCTTAAATACAGCCGCTTTCGGTATCATCATGGTTGTCATTTGTTAGAATGAATGCAACTTTGGCGTTACGCCAATCTGGGATATTGCATCATGA of Candidatus Hinthialibacter antarcticus contains these proteins:
- the coaBC gene encoding bifunctional phosphopantothenoylcysteine decarboxylase/phosphopantothenate--cysteine ligase CoaBC, which produces MKLNQQHILVGVTGGIAAYKTATFVRLLKKQGAEVRVIMTSAAEKFITPLTMATLSENEVGLDLFDQLPLHDVRHIHWAEWANLVVVAPATANTLAKAANGLADDLLSSTLLAVQCPLVMVPAMHHQMWTHPATQRNIKTLKADGVHIMPPAEGDLASGDVGPGRMPEPEQVLQFILELNKQAV
- the rpmI gene encoding 50S ribosomal protein L35 — protein: MPKMKTNRGAAKRFRKTKNGKIKRERAFLRHCRSSKTTKQKRRLRQQTLVCAQEEKRVKRMLACG
- the rplT gene encoding 50S ribosomal protein L20, translated to MPRAISQVASRRRRKKVLKQSKGFRQGRNNQLRSARHGVHKALQYAYRDRRNRKRDFRRLWIVRIAAAAKLEGTSYSVLMGGLIKAGVEINRKALSELAISDPDAFRGYVQVAQQAMAA
- a CDS encoding phosphopantothenoylcysteine decarboxylase yields the protein MKPLTGKSILIASGPTSAPLDDVRTVTNKSSGRLGSVIAYRLHQCGARVEQLAGRGSLTAPALYPQQQLSGLVVTPFETVDELKQALQVRLKDRAVDAVIMAAAVLDYIPERVEGKKSSSDDVWTVIFRRGEKLIEQIQHWAPDTLIVGFKLESRISLDELTARAENLMARSQAKIVIANRLEEVCEDSHIAYMMVSSEQRTEVSAALPSREAIAERLAIQLESIWRK
- the pheS gene encoding phenylalanine--tRNA ligase subunit alpha, which gives rise to MSEREQLQKQLLEAQEKGAADFDAAGSPQSLYEARTKYLGKKGVVKGILRGLGGLSNEERPVVGQTANEVADALEAVYQSRLLDLKRVESEAQLERDAVDVTFPGTWVRRGARHPLMMMLEEIEEIFYSMGYDISEGPEIEEEYYNFDALNIPSDHPARDMQDTFWMKSGHVLRTHTSPVQIRYMKSHTPPLRMIAPGRVYRCDSDVTHSPMFTQVEGLVVGPDISFRHLKGTLDDLLSRVFESNIEIRLRPSYFPFTEPSAEVDIRREGSDWMEVLGCGMVHPAVFESAGYDPEKFSGFAFGLGIERFAMMKYGIKDIRHFYENDVRFLQQFR
- the thrS gene encoding threonine--tRNA ligase, encoding MNITTSDILNLSVAGREAPLQVAVGTTPQQWMQDNADLPQDAVAARVDGVVVDLKRPVESGAGVEFLTWDDPDGQEVYFHSCTHLMAQAVVELFPEAKPTIGPSIEDGYFYDFDVPKPFTPDDLQKIEKRMRKKAQQKIKVERYEMSRLEAIELFKNEKNEYKVEVLEGLAEEETVSFYKQADFSDLCRGPHIPDTGYLKHFKLLNSAGAYWRGDEHNPMLQRIYGTAAPSKEALEAYLQRLEEAKERDHRKLGKELDLFSIHEDVGAGLVLWHPMGARVRNLIENFWRNEHYRAGYELVYGPHIQRENLFIQSGHLENYSENMYAPMEIDGANYYAKPMNCPGHIIIYKSHLHSYRELPIRYAELGTVYRYERSGVLHGLLRVRGFTQDDAHIFCRPDQLEAEIKGVIELADYMMKSFGFEYKLSLALRPEKSIGSDEIWDFSIEALRKVLDETGAPYGVEEGGGAFYGPKIDVKLLDALGREWQGPTIQLDFNLPERFEVDYIDTDGERKRVVMIHRTVLGSMERFMGNLIEHYKGAFPTWLAPVQAKVLTITDDPIEYAQSFLQRLIQSGIRAELDDRNEKIGYKIREAESNKVPVMFIVGKKEAADGVIAVRGRGRKDLGVMGLDEALQHIKSQAQPPQPNTGSVN
- the infC gene encoding translation initiation factor IF-3 — its product is MKKRFTGRGSRERDTTRINDAIHEDQVRLIDSKGEHAGVVTVPEAIAMAEAAGLDLVEVSAKSKPHVCRIMDYGQYKYELAKKQKEAKKKQKQIVVKDIKMRPRIDNHDYDFKINHAVKFLEHGDKVRFIMQFRGREMAHKDLGRKVLDRVVDDLQDVGLIEQHPRMEGRVMNMTLTPAPPKKVKKSDSEDSHIENDANPVNVDNAESPATVETEIEP
- a CDS encoding integrin alpha is translated as MRWTIVCLVFVFLFGLSGSVDCQPINLNNLPSGSKNIQSGMAPNNQPELDIQVQTIDNIIGGAVDDIAFSLPFPGIESIFLDSVYILQGEFADTNFPINFTQAPNLARIITIHGEDDTEFGFSVANAGDLDRDGFGDIAVAAPFAGEAGVVYILGIGTSLQLDPNNPKVNPNTINLGDPQDQGFILLTLGGTFSMPLRQPLGPSADIDGDGLSDIILPAPAFSRTLDGDEILGYIIYGSEDILNTTFRMDELDPENTLTLITPPIPDDGRLNTNFNPIVQSPGDITGDAQNDVIVSLGYASEEPYFASLYVLPGGERRVGTWVAEVTGVGDAQIDLPLFVERNAHALNQITGGDLNNDGVSDLVLSFVQADAKGQDDSSGAVVVVPGGQDITGALSYDAQSERITMLGHAVPKAQFGQSVSVRNNRLLVGAPQTFSPFVQGASTGAVYVGHESSLGANIRDLNAPLRMDAAIYGQFDEQRLGASQDFFVDRSGNLKVVVSAAGDESFPDRVGYILPFHSVGGDVNQDGRRDKNDLFTISRFWQDALPGDGTTVSALQILNAILGLQTY